From Streptomyces cyaneogriseus subsp. noncyanogenus, the proteins below share one genomic window:
- a CDS encoding N-acetylmuramoyl-L-alanine amidase, whose product MWLTTGAVVLSAAGVVTYAVAEPSVGPVGKGVERKPTIRTVKLQNEGAGRKGLDKKDTGRFSAVLLTWNDPDAKVKGTPQVRTRDLTTGKWSGWQELDAEPNQADGAEGERAAARGGTASLWTGDSDGIEVRVVHADGTEAGGQPAGLDVKLLDPGTDPEGAMGPAAFAAETESPAPTEPGTTPSAAPTASATETAAPTQTPSAPATASPSASASVPTSPPATASPSPTPTVPAPRPSTVVKPPVITQAEWGASTDYDGTPSYGTEIKAAVIHHTGTDSDNTLSCAQSRARMRSIQQEHFARGYYDIGYNFVVDRCGQIFEGRSGGMDLPVTGAHDVGFNTNTVGISYLGNFESAQPSRAALDAMARIVAWKFGMYGVDPTGKVTLTSGSPKGQDGNLVDKGASITLPRVFGHRDTNATACPGANLYPKLSRIATLAKTPGISHALPTSDFDRDGVTDLALGVPVGNVVKVVPGGIDGPVTASKVTLTQNSAGVPDSTESGDAFGTSTAWGDVNGDGYADLAIGAPGEDDTSGNADRGMVTVLYGPALNTGFSYYATGVTWAGAKLGSAVTVGDFNGDGKADVFSAGTGKGGNYNVKLTGGATAYGRLTSATGSVGYLDAATGDFNRDGYADVALNYRDNAGVARVARFAGSATGLTMAGVISVKGGRSIAAGDVNNNGYDDIVIGQPVATESGGISGGQITMLLGTSTGFTTTGMRVVHQDTSGVPGANEAHDSFGMSVSMGDYNADGYADLLTGVTGEDTTRDGVNRVNSGAVVLLKGTASGLTGTGSVYISQDSSGVAGSTETDDRVGSSVSLTDLSGYGRADLTFGADGEDGTDGLVHHIPSNSSGLGYAQSVIWSKSTLGTPTDGRLGQTLTP is encoded by the coding sequence GTGTGGCTGACGACCGGAGCGGTCGTCCTGAGCGCCGCGGGGGTGGTCACCTACGCGGTGGCGGAACCGTCCGTGGGACCGGTCGGCAAGGGCGTGGAGCGCAAGCCGACCATCCGCACGGTGAAGCTCCAGAACGAGGGAGCGGGCCGCAAGGGCCTCGACAAGAAGGACACCGGGCGGTTCAGCGCGGTGCTGCTGACCTGGAACGACCCCGACGCGAAGGTCAAGGGGACGCCTCAGGTGCGCACCCGGGACCTGACGACCGGCAAGTGGTCCGGCTGGCAGGAGCTGGACGCCGAGCCGAACCAGGCCGACGGCGCCGAGGGCGAGCGGGCCGCCGCCCGGGGCGGCACCGCCTCGCTGTGGACCGGGGACTCCGACGGCATCGAGGTGCGCGTCGTGCACGCCGACGGGACCGAGGCCGGCGGGCAGCCGGCCGGCCTGGACGTCAAGCTGCTCGACCCGGGCACCGACCCGGAGGGCGCCATGGGACCGGCCGCCTTCGCCGCGGAGACCGAGTCGCCCGCGCCCACGGAGCCGGGCACCACGCCGTCGGCGGCGCCCACCGCGTCCGCCACGGAGACGGCCGCGCCCACGCAGACGCCCTCCGCCCCGGCCACCGCCTCGCCCTCCGCCTCGGCGTCGGTGCCGACGTCCCCGCCGGCCACCGCCTCGCCCTCGCCCACGCCCACGGTCCCGGCGCCCCGGCCCTCCACGGTCGTCAAGCCGCCGGTCATCACCCAGGCCGAGTGGGGCGCCTCCACGGACTACGACGGCACGCCGAGCTACGGCACCGAGATCAAGGCCGCCGTCATCCACCACACCGGCACGGACAGCGACAACACCCTGTCCTGCGCCCAGTCGCGCGCCCGGATGCGCTCCATCCAGCAGGAGCACTTCGCCCGCGGCTACTACGACATCGGCTACAACTTCGTCGTCGACCGGTGCGGCCAGATCTTCGAGGGCCGCAGCGGCGGCATGGACCTGCCGGTGACCGGCGCCCACGACGTGGGCTTCAACACCAACACGGTCGGCATCTCCTACCTCGGCAACTTCGAGAGCGCGCAGCCCAGCCGCGCCGCGCTGGACGCGATGGCGCGGATCGTGGCGTGGAAGTTCGGGATGTACGGCGTCGACCCCACCGGCAAGGTGACGCTGACCTCCGGCTCCCCCAAGGGCCAGGACGGCAACCTCGTCGACAAGGGCGCCTCGATCACGCTGCCGCGGGTCTTCGGCCACCGCGACACCAACGCCACCGCCTGCCCGGGCGCGAACCTCTACCCGAAGCTGTCCCGGATCGCCACGCTCGCGAAGACCCCGGGCATCTCGCACGCCCTGCCGACCTCCGACTTCGACCGGGACGGCGTCACCGACCTGGCCCTGGGCGTGCCCGTGGGCAACGTGGTGAAGGTGGTCCCCGGCGGCATCGACGGCCCGGTGACGGCGTCCAAGGTGACGCTCACCCAGAACAGCGCGGGTGTCCCGGACTCCACCGAGTCCGGTGACGCCTTCGGCACCTCCACCGCCTGGGGCGACGTCAACGGCGACGGGTACGCCGACCTCGCGATCGGCGCCCCCGGTGAGGACGACACCAGCGGCAACGCCGACCGCGGCATGGTCACGGTGCTGTACGGCCCCGCCCTCAACACCGGTTTCTCATACTACGCGACGGGTGTGACGTGGGCCGGCGCCAAGCTCGGCTCGGCGGTGACCGTCGGCGACTTCAACGGCGACGGCAAGGCCGACGTGTTCTCGGCCGGCACCGGCAAGGGCGGCAACTACAACGTGAAGCTGACCGGAGGCGCCACCGCCTACGGCAGGCTCACCTCGGCCACCGGCTCGGTCGGCTACCTGGACGCCGCCACCGGCGACTTCAACCGGGACGGCTACGCGGACGTCGCGCTGAACTACCGCGACAACGCCGGCGTCGCCCGCGTGGCCCGCTTCGCAGGCTCGGCGACCGGCCTGACCATGGCCGGCGTCATCTCCGTCAAGGGCGGCCGGTCCATCGCCGCGGGCGACGTCAACAACAACGGCTACGACGACATCGTCATCGGCCAGCCGGTCGCCACGGAGTCCGGCGGCATCTCCGGCGGCCAGATCACCATGCTCCTCGGTACGTCGACCGGGTTCACCACCACCGGCATGCGGGTCGTCCACCAGGACACCTCCGGCGTCCCCGGCGCCAACGAGGCCCACGACTCCTTCGGCATGTCGGTGTCGATGGGCGACTACAACGCCGACGGGTACGCGGACCTCCTCACCGGCGTCACCGGAGAGGACACCACCCGCGACGGGGTCAACCGCGTCAACTCCGGCGCCGTGGTCCTGCTCAAGGGCACCGCGTCCGGCCTCACCGGCACCGGCTCGGTCTACATCTCGCAGGACAGCTCCGGTGTCGCCGGCTCCACGGAGACCGACGACCGGGTCGGCTCCTCCGTGTCCCTCACCGACCTGTCCGGGTACGGGCGCGCCGACCTCACCTTCGGGGCCGACGGCGAGGACGGCACGGACGGCCTGGTGCACCACATCCCGAGCAACAGCTCCGGGCTGGGCTACGCGCAGTCCGTGATCTGGAGCAAGTCCACGCTGGGCACGCCCACGGACGGCCGGCTGGGCCAGACGCTGACGCCGTGA
- the sdhA gene encoding succinate dehydrogenase flavoprotein subunit, with product MKIHKYDTVIVGAGGAGMRAAIEATKRSRTAVLTKLYPTRSHTGAAQGGMAAALANVEEDNWEWHTFDTVKGGDYLVDQDAAEILAKEAIDSVLDLEKMGLPFNRTPNGTIDQRRFGGHSRNHGEAPVRRSCYAADRTGHMILQTLYQNCVKEGVEFFNEFYVLDQLITEVGGVKRSAGVVAYELATGEIHVFQAKAVIYASGGCGKFFKVTSNAHTLTGDGQAAVYRRGIPLEDMEFFQFHPTGIWRMGILLTEGARGEGGILRNKDGERFMEKYAPVMKDLASRDVVSRSIYTEIREGRGCGPEGDHVYLDLTHLPPEQLDAKLPDITEFARTYLGIEPYTDPIPIQPTAHYAMGGIPTNVMGEVLADNTTVVPGLYAAGEVACVSVHGANRLGTNSLLDINVFGKRAGIAAAEYAQSADYVELPEAPEAFVAEQIERLRTSTGNERVAELRRELQETMDANVMVFRTEQTIKTAVEKIAELRERYKNVAIQDKGKRFNTDLLEAIELGNLLDLAEVMAVSALARKESRGGHYREDYPNRDDVNFMRHTMAYREVGADGSETVRLDYKPVVQTRYQPMERKY from the coding sequence ATGAAGATCCACAAGTACGACACCGTCATCGTCGGCGCCGGTGGCGCCGGTATGCGGGCCGCCATCGAGGCGACCAAGCGCAGCCGCACGGCCGTCCTGACGAAGCTCTACCCCACCCGCTCCCACACGGGCGCCGCGCAGGGCGGCATGGCCGCCGCGCTGGCCAACGTGGAGGAGGACAACTGGGAGTGGCACACCTTCGACACGGTCAAGGGCGGTGACTACCTGGTCGACCAGGACGCCGCGGAGATCCTGGCAAAGGAGGCCATCGACTCCGTCCTCGACCTGGAGAAGATGGGCCTGCCGTTCAACCGGACCCCGAACGGCACCATCGACCAGCGCCGCTTCGGCGGCCACTCCCGCAACCACGGCGAGGCCCCGGTCCGCCGGTCCTGCTACGCCGCGGACCGCACCGGCCACATGATCCTCCAGACGCTGTACCAGAACTGCGTCAAGGAGGGCGTGGAGTTCTTCAACGAGTTCTACGTCCTGGACCAGCTCATCACCGAGGTCGGCGGCGTCAAGCGCTCCGCCGGTGTGGTGGCGTACGAGCTGGCCACCGGCGAGATCCACGTCTTCCAGGCGAAGGCCGTGATCTACGCCTCCGGCGGCTGCGGCAAGTTCTTCAAGGTCACCTCCAACGCGCACACCCTCACCGGTGACGGCCAGGCCGCCGTCTACCGCCGGGGCATCCCGCTGGAGGACATGGAGTTCTTCCAGTTCCACCCGACCGGCATCTGGCGCATGGGCATCCTGCTCACCGAGGGTGCCCGCGGTGAGGGCGGCATCCTGCGCAACAAGGACGGCGAGCGCTTCATGGAGAAGTACGCGCCGGTCATGAAGGACCTCGCCTCCCGTGACGTCGTCTCCCGCTCCATCTACACGGAGATCCGCGAGGGCCGCGGCTGCGGTCCCGAGGGCGACCACGTCTACCTGGACCTGACCCACCTGCCGCCGGAGCAGCTCGACGCCAAGCTGCCGGACATCACCGAGTTCGCGCGGACCTACCTCGGCATCGAGCCCTACACGGACCCGATCCCGATCCAGCCCACCGCGCACTACGCCATGGGCGGCATCCCGACCAACGTCATGGGTGAGGTCCTGGCGGACAACACCACGGTCGTCCCGGGCCTGTACGCGGCCGGCGAGGTCGCCTGCGTCTCCGTGCACGGCGCCAACCGCCTCGGCACCAACTCGCTGCTGGACATCAACGTCTTCGGCAAGCGGGCCGGCATCGCCGCGGCGGAGTACGCGCAGTCGGCGGACTACGTCGAGCTGCCCGAGGCCCCGGAGGCGTTCGTCGCCGAGCAGATCGAGCGGCTGCGCACCTCCACCGGCAACGAGCGGGTGGCGGAGCTGCGCCGCGAGTTGCAGGAGACCATGGACGCCAACGTCATGGTGTTCCGCACCGAGCAGACGATCAAGACGGCGGTCGAGAAGATCGCCGAGCTGAGGGAGCGCTACAAGAACGTGGCGATCCAGGACAAGGGCAAGCGGTTCAACACCGACCTGCTGGAGGCCATCGAGCTGGGCAACCTGCTCGACCTGGCCGAGGTCATGGCCGTGTCGGCACTCGCCCGCAAGGAGTCCCGCGGCGGTCACTACCGCGAGGACTACCCGAACCGCGACGACGTCAACTTCATGCGGCACACCATGGCGTACCGCGAGGTCGGCGCCGACGGCTCCGAGACCGTCCGTCTGGACTACAAGCCGGTCGTCCAGACCCGCTACCAGCCGATGGAGCGTAAGTACTGA
- a CDS encoding succinate dehydrogenase iron-sulfur subunit yields the protein MATPVLDKADSAGKPEPGFADSPYITVTFRVRRFNPEVSAEATWEDFQLEIDPKERVLDGLHKIKWDLDGSLTFRRSCAHGICGSDAMRINGKNRLACKTLIKDINPEKPITVEPIKGLTVLKDLVVDMEPFFQAYRDVMPFLITKDTNEPTRERLQSAEDRERFDDTTKCILCAACTTSCPVFWNDGQYFGPAAIVNAHRFIFDSRDEAGEQRLEILNDRDGVWRCRTTFNCTDACPRGIEVTKAIAEVKRALITRRF from the coding sequence ATGGCTACCCCTGTTCTGGACAAGGCGGACTCGGCGGGCAAGCCGGAGCCCGGTTTCGCCGACTCCCCGTACATCACCGTCACCTTCCGCGTCCGCCGGTTCAACCCGGAGGTCTCGGCGGAGGCGACCTGGGAAGACTTCCAGCTGGAGATCGACCCGAAGGAGCGCGTCCTCGACGGCCTCCACAAGATCAAGTGGGACCTGGACGGCTCGCTCACCTTCCGCCGTTCCTGCGCCCACGGCATCTGCGGTTCGGACGCCATGCGGATCAACGGCAAGAACCGTCTGGCCTGCAAGACGCTGATCAAGGACATCAACCCCGAGAAGCCGATCACGGTCGAGCCCATCAAGGGCCTGACGGTCCTGAAGGACCTGGTCGTGGACATGGAGCCGTTCTTCCAGGCGTACCGGGACGTGATGCCCTTCCTGATCACCAAGGACACCAACGAGCCGACCCGCGAGCGGCTCCAGTCCGCGGAGGACCGCGAGCGCTTCGACGACACCACGAAGTGCATCCTGTGCGCGGCCTGCACCACGTCCTGCCCGGTCTTCTGGAACGACGGCCAGTACTTCGGCCCGGCCGCCATCGTCAACGCGCACCGCTTCATCTTCGACTCGCGTGACGAGGCCGGCGAGCAGCGCCTGGAGATCCTCAACGACCGCGACGGCGTCTGGCGCTGCCGCACGACCTTCAACTGCACGGACGCCTGCCCGCGCGGTATCGAGGTCACCAAGGCGATCGCGGAGGTGAAGCGGGCGCTGATCACGCGCCGCTTCTGA
- a CDS encoding beta-N-acetylhexosaminidase, whose protein sequence is MSQHRRRTSARRVKQRAVIAGAAIAALGVGAGLWASGGDGGPPGSAAAAGSPSATPSPTRSYPLSSAPRTIPAVREHTPERGPGWQPARGHRVVVNDAALADEGRLIAGELGLTYAGEKDDERAGDLRLEMNEGKGANPESYTLTVRGGRVTVSGPAEAGVFYGTRTLKQAVRGGSAPEGVIRDEPDKPRRGFMLDIARKHFSAGWIEDRIRELGDLKFNEIGLHFSDDQAFRIESESHPEVVSEDHLTKAQVKKIVDLAASRHITVVPEIDSPGHLGAVIAAHPDLQLRNAQGTAVRGAVDISKKKAADIVDDLLNEYAGLFPGSRWHLGADEYQALTVSDPQASFPQLAAAARERYGSGAGVADLTTGWLNDRTATVRAHDRTPRAWNDGFFRSASVPADGDLEVAYWTGKEIGARQPLEYLQAGRKVINYNDEFLYYVLGQPQTFVYPTGERIYEQWTPRVLRGTEAVPARYDDQILGGSFAVWCDLANSQTEQQVAAGIRLPLAATVQKLWDPREPELSWTEFKALADRLR, encoded by the coding sequence GTGAGTCAGCACAGGCGCCGCACCTCGGCGCGCAGGGTGAAACAGCGGGCGGTGATAGCCGGCGCGGCGATCGCCGCCCTCGGCGTGGGAGCCGGCCTGTGGGCCTCCGGCGGTGACGGCGGCCCGCCGGGTTCCGCGGCCGCGGCCGGCTCCCCGAGCGCGACGCCCAGCCCCACGCGGTCCTACCCCCTGTCCAGCGCGCCCCGCACGATCCCCGCCGTCCGCGAGCACACCCCGGAGCGCGGCCCCGGCTGGCAGCCCGCCCGCGGTCACCGCGTGGTGGTGAACGACGCCGCGCTGGCCGACGAGGGCCGGCTGATAGCCGGCGAGCTGGGGCTGACGTACGCGGGGGAGAAGGACGACGAGCGCGCCGGTGACCTGCGGCTGGAGATGAACGAGGGCAAGGGCGCCAACCCGGAGTCGTACACCCTCACCGTGCGCGGCGGGCGGGTGACCGTCAGCGGACCGGCCGAGGCGGGCGTCTTCTACGGCACCCGCACCCTGAAGCAGGCCGTGCGCGGCGGCAGCGCCCCGGAGGGCGTCATACGCGACGAACCGGACAAGCCCCGGCGGGGCTTCATGCTGGACATCGCGCGCAAGCACTTCTCGGCCGGCTGGATAGAGGACCGGATCCGCGAGCTGGGCGACCTGAAGTTCAACGAGATCGGCCTGCACTTCTCCGACGACCAGGCGTTCCGCATCGAGTCCGAGAGCCACCCCGAGGTCGTGTCGGAGGACCACCTGACCAAGGCGCAGGTGAAGAAGATCGTCGATCTCGCGGCGAGCCGGCACATCACCGTCGTCCCCGAGATCGACTCGCCCGGCCACCTCGGTGCCGTCATCGCCGCCCACCCCGATCTGCAACTGCGCAACGCGCAGGGCACGGCGGTCCGCGGCGCGGTGGACATCTCGAAGAAGAAGGCCGCCGACATCGTCGACGACCTGCTGAACGAGTACGCCGGTCTCTTCCCGGGCAGCCGGTGGCACCTCGGCGCCGACGAGTACCAGGCGCTGACCGTGTCGGACCCGCAGGCGTCCTTCCCGCAGCTGGCCGCCGCCGCGCGGGAGCGGTACGGCTCCGGGGCGGGCGTCGCCGACCTCACCACCGGCTGGCTCAACGACCGCACCGCGACGGTCCGCGCCCACGACCGCACCCCGCGCGCCTGGAACGACGGCTTCTTCCGCAGCGCCTCGGTGCCGGCGGACGGCGATCTGGAGGTCGCCTACTGGACCGGCAAGGAGATCGGCGCCCGGCAGCCGCTGGAGTACCTCCAGGCGGGCCGCAAGGTGATCAATTACAACGACGAGTTCCTCTACTACGTGCTCGGGCAGCCGCAGACCTTCGTCTATCCGACCGGCGAGCGCATCTACGAGCAGTGGACCCCGCGCGTGCTGCGCGGCACCGAAGCCGTCCCGGCGCGGTACGACGACCAGATCCTCGGCGGCAGCTTCGCCGTCTGGTGCGACCTGGCGAACTCCCAGACCGAGCAGCAGGTCGCGGCCGGGATCCGGCTGCCGCTCGCGGCCACGGTGCAGAAGCTGTGGGACCCGCGCGAGCCGGAGCTGTCGTGGACGGAGTTCAAGGCGCTCGCGGACCGGCTCCGCTGA
- the sdhC gene encoding succinate dehydrogenase, cytochrome b556 subunit translates to MPAGTLYRGREGMWSWVAHRVTGVLIFFFLFVHVLDTALVRVSPEAYDKVVATYKTPIVALLEYGLVAAILFHALNGLRVIAVDFWIKGARYQKQMLWTVVVLWVVLMLGAIYPVLGHAARELFGS, encoded by the coding sequence GTGCCGGCTGGAACGCTGTACCGCGGCCGGGAAGGAATGTGGTCCTGGGTGGCTCACCGAGTCACCGGCGTCCTCATTTTCTTCTTCCTGTTCGTTCACGTGCTGGACACCGCACTCGTCCGTGTGTCCCCCGAGGCTTACGACAAGGTCGTGGCCACGTACAAGACGCCCATCGTCGCGCTGCTGGAGTACGGCCTCGTCGCCGCCATCCTCTTCCACGCGCTCAACGGTCTGCGCGTCATCGCCGTCGACTTCTGGATCAAGGGCGCCCGGTACCAGAAGCAGATGCTCTGGACCGTCGTCGTGCTGTGGGTCGTGCTGATGCTCGGGGCGATCTACCCCGTCCTCGGCCACGCCGCTCGTGAACTGTTCGGGAGCTGA
- a CDS encoding succinate dehydrogenase hydrophobic membrane anchor subunit: protein MSTTETTASGIGPVEGAAYNVDNPAPLIEAPRKRTKKTPRSTRGNFEMAAWLFMRLSGVVLVVLVIGHLLIQLVLDGGVSKIGFAFVAGRWASPFWQVWDLLMLWLAMLHGCNGLRTVINDYAERANTRLWLKGLLYTATVFTILLGTLVIFTFDPNIR from the coding sequence ATGTCCACCACCGAAACCACCGCGTCCGGGATCGGCCCCGTCGAGGGTGCCGCGTACAACGTCGACAACCCGGCGCCGCTCATCGAGGCCCCGCGCAAGCGCACCAAGAAGACCCCGCGGTCGACCCGGGGCAACTTCGAGATGGCCGCCTGGCTGTTCATGCGCCTGTCCGGCGTGGTGCTGGTCGTCCTGGTCATCGGCCACCTGCTGATCCAGCTCGTGCTGGACGGCGGCGTCTCCAAGATCGGCTTCGCCTTCGTGGCCGGCCGCTGGGCGTCCCCGTTCTGGCAGGTCTGGGACCTGCTGATGCTGTGGCTGGCGATGCTGCACGGCTGCAACGGCCTGCGCACGGTCATCAACGACTACGCGGAGCGCGCGAACACCCGGCTGTGGCTCAAGGGCCTGCTCTACACCGCCACGGTGTTCACCATCCTGCTGGGCACGCTGGTGATCTTCACCTTCGACCCGAACATCCGCTAG
- a CDS encoding 2-oxo-4-hydroxy-4-carboxy-5-ureidoimidazoline decarboxylase: MPVPEQTRGTRSPLEHFNHARAEDAVRTLLACLRHSGWAHRLAAHRPYPDLPALLAAADEATYDLTPEALTAALAAEPLPALPAGAYSAAHTALGAANAAYESRFGHTFVICVDDLAAHEVLDHVLEGIRSRLANDPEEERLVAADELRRLAKGRLRTRLGATGR, encoded by the coding sequence ATACCCGTACCAGAGCAAACACGCGGCACACGGTCCCCACTGGAACACTTCAACCACGCCCGCGCCGAGGACGCCGTCCGCACCCTCCTCGCCTGTCTCCGCCACTCCGGCTGGGCGCACCGCCTCGCCGCCCACCGCCCCTACCCCGACCTGCCCGCCCTGCTGGCGGCGGCGGACGAGGCGACGTACGACCTGACGCCCGAGGCCCTCACGGCGGCGCTGGCCGCGGAGCCGCTGCCCGCGCTGCCGGCGGGGGCGTACTCCGCCGCCCACACGGCACTCGGCGCGGCCAACGCGGCGTACGAAAGCCGATTCGGTCATACATTCGTCATCTGCGTGGACGATCTCGCCGCCCACGAGGTCCTGGACCATGTCCTCGAAGGCATCCGGTCACGATTGGCCAACGATCCCGAGGAGGAGCGGCTGGTGGCGGCCGACGAACTCCGCCGCCTGGCCAAGGGACGCCTGCGGACCCGCCTCGGGGCGACGGGGCGCTGA
- a CDS encoding Uma2 family endonuclease, with amino-acid sequence MSAASVERPYDERPLIAEANRLMERLPGYRVEIIGGQLLVSPPPDGPHAEVLTDLMLPFLTGGLHGAESKVVQGIGLWLPTGTEDYAVPDLALVDADYRDHYVENNCYDPVCFRLVLEVTSSNFRADLRTKVAAYAEAKVPVYVIVDREHRRLHLLTDPAGRDYATHRVHSPGERVVLPASLGAEVTLDVAGVLEAGRRKRAADRE; translated from the coding sequence ATGTCCGCAGCATCCGTCGAGCGGCCCTACGACGAGCGCCCGCTGATCGCGGAGGCGAACCGTCTCATGGAGCGCCTTCCGGGCTACCGCGTCGAGATCATCGGAGGCCAGCTCCTCGTGTCCCCGCCGCCGGACGGCCCGCACGCCGAAGTCCTGACCGACCTGATGCTGCCCTTCCTGACCGGCGGCCTGCACGGGGCGGAATCGAAGGTGGTCCAAGGCATCGGCCTGTGGCTGCCCACCGGCACCGAGGACTACGCCGTCCCGGACCTCGCCCTGGTGGATGCGGACTACCGGGACCACTACGTCGAGAACAACTGCTACGACCCGGTCTGCTTCCGTCTCGTCCTGGAAGTGACCTCCAGCAACTTCCGGGCCGACCTGCGCACCAAGGTCGCCGCCTACGCCGAGGCCAAGGTCCCGGTGTATGTGATCGTCGACCGCGAGCACCGGCGCCTCCACCTCCTCACCGACCCGGCCGGGCGCGACTACGCCACCCATCGCGTCCACTCCCCCGGCGAGCGGGTCGTCCTCCCCGCCTCCCTCGGCGCCGAGGTCACGCTGGACGTGGCCGGGGTCCTTGAGGCCGGACGGCGGAAGCGGGCCGCCGACCGGGAGTGA
- a CDS encoding RNA polymerase sigma factor: MLGDDAELTAAVRAAQDGDETAFRTVYRAVHPRLLGYIRTLVGEPDAEDVASEAWLQIARDLERFSGDADRFRGWAARIARNRALDHIRMRGRRPAIAGDETELTGRPAESDTASEAIEALATDSALSLIARLPQDQAEAVVLRVVVGLDAKSAAETLGKRPGAVRTAAHRGLKRLAELLGGDPESTGVLGALPAPREPLGRKVTSAMVTHTSARTQKDM, encoded by the coding sequence GTGCTGGGGGACGACGCGGAGCTGACCGCCGCGGTGCGTGCGGCGCAGGACGGGGACGAGACCGCGTTCCGGACTGTGTACCGCGCGGTGCACCCGCGGCTGCTCGGCTACATACGCACACTGGTCGGCGAGCCGGACGCCGAGGACGTCGCGTCCGAGGCGTGGTTGCAGATCGCCCGTGACCTGGAACGCTTCAGCGGGGACGCGGACCGCTTCCGCGGCTGGGCCGCCCGTATCGCCCGCAACCGCGCGCTGGACCACATCCGCATGCGCGGGCGCCGGCCCGCCATCGCCGGGGACGAGACGGAACTGACCGGCCGGCCCGCCGAGTCCGACACCGCAAGCGAGGCGATCGAGGCCCTGGCCACCGACAGCGCCCTCTCCCTCATCGCCCGGCTGCCGCAGGACCAGGCGGAGGCCGTGGTGCTGCGCGTGGTGGTGGGCCTGGACGCCAAGAGCGCCGCCGAGACGCTGGGCAAGCGGCCGGGCGCCGTCCGCACGGCGGCGCACCGCGGGCTGAAGCGCCTGGCCGAGCTGCTCGGCGGCGATCCGGAATCGACCGGTGTGCTCGGCGCCCTGCCCGCGCCCCGAGAACCACTGGGCCGCAAGGTGACGTCCGCGATGGTGACGCATACGTCTGCGCGGACGCAGAAGGACATGTGA
- a CDS encoding RNA polymerase sigma factor — protein MGQRGEPRRVQAYDGELGAAVARAQEGDEAAFAVAYRLVQPGLLGYLRGLVGDDAEDVASDAWLEIARDLGRFRGDGAGFRGWTATIARHRALDHLRRRRVRPRQAALEQDLDLPAPHDTHDQALESLSTEVALALVRGLPRDQAEAVLLRVVVGLDGPAAARVLGKRPGAVRTAAYRGLKRLARQLGADGVTDEAPRTLGEST, from the coding sequence TTGGGCCAGCGAGGGGAACCCCGCCGCGTACAGGCGTACGACGGGGAACTGGGCGCGGCCGTCGCGCGGGCCCAGGAGGGTGACGAGGCCGCCTTCGCGGTCGCCTACCGGCTCGTGCAGCCCGGCCTGCTCGGCTACCTGCGCGGGCTGGTCGGGGACGACGCCGAGGACGTGGCGTCCGACGCGTGGCTGGAGATAGCCCGCGACCTCGGGCGGTTCCGGGGCGACGGGGCGGGCTTCCGCGGCTGGACGGCGACCATCGCCCGGCACCGGGCCCTGGACCATCTGCGCCGCCGGCGGGTGCGGCCCCGCCAGGCCGCGCTGGAACAGGACCTGGACCTGCCCGCCCCGCACGACACCCACGACCAGGCGCTGGAGTCCCTCTCCACCGAGGTCGCCCTGGCGCTGGTCCGGGGGCTGCCGCGCGACCAGGCCGAGGCGGTGCTGCTGCGCGTCGTCGTGGGACTCGACGGGCCCGCCGCCGCCCGTGTCCTCGGCAAGCGCCCGGGCGCGGTGCGCACCGCCGCGTACCGGGGGCTGAAGCGGCTGGCCCGGCAACTGGGCGCCGACGGTGTGACGGATGAGGCTCCGCGGACGCTGGGGGAGTCGACATGA